In Brevinematales bacterium, the sequence GGTTTAGATCTCTTATCTCTCTCCAACCTTAATCTACTAATTAAGGACTTAATCCTAAGATATTCATCATATCTCAAACTATCTACATAACGCTTCTTAAAAACCAAAACATTTTTACCAGTTTTCTTTTTGGTTGCTTCTTCAAGAAAATTACCATCATCCTCAAGATAAAAGTAATCATAAAAAAACAAATAGCTATCCTCAAGCAAAAACTTTATCTCATCAGTACTCCAAGTGTAGTATTCACCTTCAAAACCATTACTCTCAGCATCTTCAGATGATAAAAATCCACCTTCCCTATCTAAAAGATTAGAAATCAGATATTCAAAAATCTCAATGACAGTCTGTTTCAATAATTCATCATGCGTAAGATCATAAAATAACGAATATGCAACAATTCCAAACGCTTGATCATATAACATTTTTTCAAAGTGTGGCAATATCCAATACACATCCGTTGAATATCTATGAAATCCTCCTCCAACCTGATCATAAATACCACCTAACCTAATCTCTCTTAGCACCCTTAACGATTTTCTCATCAATTTTTCATCCTTATTTGCCTTAAGATAATCATATATCAAAATAAAGTTGTGGAAAGTAGGAAATTTACGAGAATTAGGATTTTCAACCGTTAGATAATATTCTAACAACTCTTCAATAGTCTTGCTTGAGACAGAGTATATATTTGTATCGATAGTCACCATCTCATGATTGTTGAAGTATTTATCCAAAAGATAAATTATGTTATTAGAGGAATTTAATATTTCATCTCTTCTTGATATCCAAACATTATAGATTGTTTTTAGAAGATCCACTATGCCCATTACTCCGTATTTTGTATATCTTGGGATATAAGTCGTTGCAAAAAATGGTTTTCTATCAGACGTCAAAAACACATTAAGAGGCCATCCTCCACTACCATTAATCATCAGGCACACATTCATGCACAGATTGTCAATATCAGGTCTCTCTTCCCTATCAACTTTGACAGGGATATAATACTCATTCAATACTTTAGCAACCTCTTCATCTTCAAATGACTCTCGTTCCATAACATGACACCAATGACAAGAAGAATAACCTATTGACAAAAATATTGGTTTATCTTCTTTTTTAGCCTTTTCAAAAGCTTCCTCTCCCCACGGATACCAGTCAACAGGATTATAAGCGTGCTGTAGAAGGTATGGACTTTTCTCATTTATCAACCTATTAGGATTCTTCATTCTTAAAATATACTAAATTAGTGGGAATAATCAACACAAAAGGCATTTTAAATACTATAATCACCTACTACTGGATAATAAAGTAAAACAAACTAATCGCACATATACTACTTTTTAGCAAAAAACCGATAAGAAAAACATCCTAAATTCAGATAAGTTTGATAAAACATCTGACATTACAATTAAATGCTATATGAGCCGTGCTGGACTCGAACCAGCGACACCCGGCTTAAAAGGCCGGTGCTCTACCACCTGAGCTAACGGCTCAACTTTTCTATATAAATATATTAAACTATCACCCTTTCTTTCAACTTGAGTCAAAAAAACTATTAAAAAATTCCCTAAAGTAAATTTTTTAGATTAAGTTAGTAGAAAAAATAATTTCTAAAATAGTATAATTTTCCTGATGTCCGACCTTGATAAAACAAGATCAAACATAGGAGCAGATAACTTAGATAGAGAAACTAGAGAAAAGTTATTCAAAGAATTTGTAAAAAGTGGCGGCAAAGTTTTAACTGAAAGAGAAATACTAAGACAAAAGGCAAAAGAACAAATACGAAAAGAAAAAGAAGGAAAAAGAGAAGAAGTACTTCAACAATATTCAAAGCAACAAAAAATCCAAATACTTCAAAAAACAACTATATCTCAAAATAGAACTACATCACATAAACAATTACCAAAACCATCTTTTATCGACAGAATAAAAGTATTCTTAAACGCGTATTTACAGAGTACAATTAAATTAAATGGTTACATCAAGAGAAAATTTTTCGAAACACTCGTCAAAGAAATACCGACATCATTCTTCGATTTAAGAATAATAAGCTACTTACTAACACAAAAAGATGAAAAGTTAACTCTAGCTGTTAAAAAAAGTTTGAACGCACTAAACCCTATAGGCTTTGAATTAATATATAGACTTTCTGAGTTTCCAAATAATGAAATATTTGAAAAAATCGAACGGATATACAAACTATACGCTCAAACGAAGGAAACAACAAAACCAGAAGAGTTAAAAGACTTCATAAGATATGTATTCAAAAAACTATACCTTATGTATCCTTATAAAGATCAAGTAAAAGTACTAATTTCAACAGGACTTAGAGCAATTCACAACTATATACCCAAAAATGATTTCCAAAAAACTGAAAAACTATTTTACAGAAACTGGGAATTTCTGTACGTAGATTTTTTCCCAAAGATCAAATGTATTGTCGAATTGATGCTCGGAAGAGAACAAACTTTTAACTCAGAAGAACTTCTAAAGTTCATAGACATAAAGGAAGAAGAAACCATAGGATACTTAACAGAAAAAGTTGGTATTTCAAAAATAGAAGAAAAACCACCTGATGATAAAAAACAAGAAATACAACCACAAAAAGACAAAGCATCTCCTATTGACGAAGGAATAGAGTTTATAAACTCAATAAATATAAAGAAAATTCAAGATAAACTTAAGAGAAAAAATATATATGTTGAATACAACGATAAGATTTCTATAACAGAAGCCTTAATTGAATTTTACGAAACTAACATATACCCTATCTTAGTACTAAAAGCTAAGTATAACGTTATATTCGATGTAGTCAAAACAATTGATATAAAAAAAGAGCTTGATGACAGCTATATCAACATAACAAGCATAAAAAGCAGAATAAATGAGTATTACAAAATTATTGAGGATTACAAAAACATAGAATCAGATATAATGATACCAATTACCAGGAAATCAGGTCTTCTAAACACAAGAAGTATAGAGAAAGCAAAATTATCGTATGAAATACGAAAGGATATATCTGAATTCTTTATCAGGATAGAAAATATACTAAATACGGTTATAAAAGATTATGAAAATAACAAGACAATACTATCAAACCCTGACGAAATAATAGAATTCAAAGTTGACAAAATAAAGGATATAGAAGTTGAAAAGAATGTTTTTGATGGAGAAAAAGTTATTGATGCATTATATAGAATACATAGAATCATTTCAGGCATCATATTTTTGCTAAAAGACGGTGACCTAGGTGGATCAAATGTAAAGCTGGAAAAACCCGTCTATTTGAGAATTGAATCATAAAACTTATCAATTGATCCTCTAGGAGTTAGCCTCAAAACAAAATCCAAGATATAACCATAGGAAGGTACAAAATACCTCGGCTTAGTTTTTCTTTTATTTATTATTTTATATATCTTTTTAGCTACTATCTCTGGAATAGGAGATACCTTCATACTATTCTCTAAAAACTTAAACATTTTTCTCGATATTCCAGAGTATACAGACACTTCTGAAAATCTTTCCAAATAACCCATAGCAATATTAGGCCAATTCGTATTAATACCACCAGGTGCTAACTCTACAACATCAACACCAAATTGTTTGACCTCATTTCTCAAAGCCAAAGACATAAAAGCAAAAGCAGATTTAGAAGCAGAATACCAACTAAGTATAGGAGAAGGTATCAGTGAAGCAACAGATGTTATGTTTATTATTTTCCCTCCACCGTTTTGTCTCATAACAGGTAACACAAACTGAATTAATCTAATTTGTGAAAAAAGATTGACTTCAAACTGTCTTCTGGCTTCCTCAATAGGTATGTCCTCAATCGCACCAGCAACACCATAACCAGCATTATTAACAAGAACATCTATTCTCTTCTGCTCATTAACTATTCTATCCACAACTCTCTTCATACTATTCTCATCTTCTAAATCCATATAATCAATTATAACACCAATTTCTCTTAAGTCTTGAGATTTTGATAAATCTCTACCAACACCATAGACAATAAATCCTTTTTTAGACAGAAACTTAGCAGTTTCTCTACCTATACCAGAAGTAGCACCTGTAATTAAAACAACTTTCTTTTCCATATATCACTCCAGATTATAAAAAATTAATCTTCGAAAACAACATTGTCAAAATCTTCTAAAAATAGAAATCAATCTGTCTTGTCTTCTACCAGAAAAGATTATAAAACTCAATTTATACTTAATAATTTCATAAAAAACTCTACTTTTTATAGAAAAACAACCTAAACAACTATGTTCAGGTAAATAGGAAGTTTATTGGAATCCTAAGATAAAAGAAGATTATTTCTTATACTTTTCGTCTGAAACCGTAAGCTTCCATCTACCCTTTTGTCTTCTTCTTTTAAGTACTTTAAGACCACCTTTAGTTGAAATTCTAGCTAAGAAACCATGGGTTCTATATCTTTTAAGATTACTAGGCTGATATGTTCTTTTAGTCTTAGAAGACATAGTAACCTCCAAATACTATGCTGCTTCTTTTGAAAATTTTTCAAACGCGGAATCACTTGCATCTAGATTTGATGAAACACTTTGGACATCATCGCTATTCTCGAGTTCTTCTAACAATCTAAGTACTTTTATAGCAGTATCATCATCAACAGTAGCAGTTGATTTAGGTATCATGGAAATTTCTGAAACTTTTATTTCTATGTTTTTATTCCTTAAGGCATTCAAAACATTTGAAAACTCTTCAACGGGGGTATATATACTAACTACATCACCTTCCTTCTTTACATCTTCAGCACCATTTTCTATTGCTATTTCAAGAATTTGATCTTCTGAATACTTATTAGCATCAACTGATATGTAACCCTTTTTTTCGAAAATCCAAGCAACACTTCCTGTTGATCCCAGACTACCACCAAACTTTGAGAATATTTTTCTCATTTCTGCGGCAGTTCTATTTTTGTTATCTGTAAGTACATTTACTAATATAGCAACACCACCAGGGCCATATCCTTCATAAACAACCTCTTCATAAGAAACTCCTTCAAGCTCTCCTGTACCTCTTTTTATAGCTCTCTCTATGTTATCTGCAGGCATGTTTGCTTCTCTTGCTCTTTCAATAGCAACCCTTAGTCTAACATTATTCTCAGGATTGCCTCCACCCATTTTTGCAGCAACTGTTATCTCTCTAGCAAGCTTCGAAAATAACTGTCCTCTCTTCGCATCTTGAGCTCCTTTTCTGTGTTTTATATTAGCCCATTTCGAATGCCCTGACATACCTACCTCCAAAACTGGCATAATTATAAATAAAACATCTTAAACTATACAACTTATAGCCCCCGATCACAAAACAATATATTCACTTTTACTTCAATTTCTTTCAAATTTATTTGAATCAAAATTCAACAATTCTTATAATATTACCGATAATAGAAGTGAAGCTAATGAGGTGGTTTTTATGTATATAAGAGGAGTAGGTGGTCCGGAACCAATAAAA encodes:
- a CDS encoding thioredoxin domain-containing protein, which gives rise to MKNPNRLINEKSPYLLQHAYNPVDWYPWGEEAFEKAKKEDKPIFLSIGYSSCHWCHVMERESFEDEEVAKVLNEYYIPVKVDREERPDIDNLCMNVCLMINGSGGWPLNVFLTSDRKPFFATTYIPRYTKYGVMGIVDLLKTIYNVWISRRDEILNSSNNIIYLLDKYFNNHEMVTIDTNIYSVSSKTIEELLEYYLTVENPNSRKFPTFHNFILIYDYLKANKDEKLMRKSLRVLREIRLGGIYDQVGGGFHRYSTDVYWILPHFEKMLYDQAFGIVAYSLFYDLTHDELLKQTVIEIFEYLISNLLDREGGFLSSEDAESNGFEGEYYTWSTDEIKFLLEDSYLFFYDYFYLEDDGNFLEEATKKKTGKNVLVFKKRYVDSLRYDEYLRIKSLISRLRLERDKRSKPLKDNKVLTDWNGMVIFALALAGILLDREDMIETSKKAAEFIISRLYLDGNLYHRYCDGEVAVEGMLDDYAFLAMGLFQLYQATFDDRYLQYAIEITKKGIEKFFDSKSGGFFISNSYELPIKTKEFSDSSYPSGNSVMLRNVVILYNIICDSLLENVIQRTVDISYSYFISSLLSFTFLLYSINLWMRELNKVIVVDKDVKDAIKIVKCFPTNTLILLKSGYLNSVSGIFSSIKGKGFFVCRGKTCLPEVQDVDDVISRIRNC
- a CDS encoding YebC/PmpR family DNA-binding transcriptional regulator; protein product: MSGHSKWANIKHRKGAQDAKRGQLFSKLAREITVAAKMGGGNPENNVRLRVAIERAREANMPADNIERAIKRGTGELEGVSYEEVVYEGYGPGGVAILVNVLTDNKNRTAAEMRKIFSKFGGSLGSTGSVAWIFEKKGYISVDANKYSEDQILEIAIENGAEDVKKEGDVVSIYTPVEEFSNVLNALRNKNIEIKVSEISMIPKSTATVDDDTAIKVLRLLEELENSDDVQSVSSNLDASDSAFEKFSKEAA
- a CDS encoding SDR family NAD(P)-dependent oxidoreductase, which encodes MEKKVVLITGATSGIGRETAKFLSKKGFIVYGVGRDLSKSQDLREIGVIIDYMDLEDENSMKRVVDRIVNEQKRIDVLVNNAGYGVAGAIEDIPIEEARRQFEVNLFSQIRLIQFVLPVMRQNGGGKIINITSVASLIPSPILSWYSASKSAFAFMSLALRNEVKQFGVDVVELAPGGINTNWPNIAMGYLERFSEVSVYSGISRKMFKFLENSMKVSPIPEIVAKKIYKIINKRKTKPRYFVPSYGYILDFVLRLTPRGSIDKFYDSILK
- the rpmH gene encoding 50S ribosomal protein L34 produces the protein MSSKTKRTYQPSNLKRYRTHGFLARISTKGGLKVLKRRRQKGRWKLTVSDEKYKK